From Actinoplanes oblitus, a single genomic window includes:
- a CDS encoding universal stress protein, with protein MRTPAVVVGTDGTEPGTAAVRWAALDADRRNLPLRIVHVLEWDWAVSRYDVGGQTFQLARQSARLVAEDAVRVALRAAPGIALRAQIAVGHPAGQLLNAAVDASRLVIGTGRHGRFAGLLLGSVSRRVAARAHCPVVVVRGRADPGTGLVAADVDDSGSVDDVLPAAFAAASGFGTELVAVGSCAPDREATQRRRLTERLAPWESKYPRVAVELMFSAESAATTLTDISHGTRLIVVGSRRHGPIHGTTASQLMRHADCPVLVAR; from the coding sequence ATGCGAACCCCGGCCGTCGTCGTCGGCACCGACGGCACCGAGCCCGGTACCGCCGCCGTCCGGTGGGCCGCACTCGACGCCGATCGCCGGAACCTGCCGCTGCGCATCGTGCACGTGCTGGAGTGGGACTGGGCCGTGTCGCGATACGACGTCGGCGGCCAGACCTTCCAACTGGCCCGGCAGAGCGCCCGGCTCGTCGCCGAGGACGCCGTCCGGGTGGCCCTGCGGGCCGCGCCCGGCATCGCCCTGCGGGCGCAGATCGCGGTCGGTCACCCGGCCGGTCAGCTGCTCAACGCCGCGGTGGACGCCTCCCGACTGGTGATCGGCACCGGCCGCCACGGCCGGTTCGCCGGACTCCTGCTGGGTTCGGTGAGCCGGCGGGTCGCCGCCCGCGCCCACTGCCCGGTCGTCGTGGTCCGGGGCCGCGCCGACCCCGGCACCGGCTTGGTGGCGGCTGACGTGGACGACTCCGGCTCCGTCGACGACGTGTTGCCGGCGGCGTTCGCCGCGGCGAGCGGGTTCGGCACCGAGCTGGTGGCGGTCGGCTCCTGTGCGCCCGACCGGGAGGCCACGCAACGCAGGCGGCTCACCGAACGGCTCGCCCCGTGGGAGTCGAAGTACCCGCGGGTCGCGGTCGAGTTGATGTTCTCGGCCGAGAGCGCCGCGACCACCCTGACCGACATCTCGCACGGCACCCGGCTGATCGTCGTCGGCAGCCGCCGGCACGGCCCGATCCACGGCACCACCGCGTCCCAGCTGATGCGGCACGCCGACTGCCCGGTGCTAGTGGCCCGCTGA
- a CDS encoding Hsp20/alpha crystallin family protein, whose amino-acid sequence MTSLLPRLFGDMTDWLEVDFPRPLPAIRVEDRITDKEYVLRAELPGLDPEKDVQITALHGVLTVNAERHEEKTGTGRSEFRYGMLHRALRLPPNADEAGITASYEKGILEITVPLVGPEPAGRKIEVSAK is encoded by the coding sequence ATGACGTCGCTGCTGCCCCGTCTGTTCGGGGACATGACCGACTGGCTGGAAGTCGACTTCCCGCGTCCGCTGCCGGCGATCCGCGTCGAGGACCGGATCACCGACAAGGAGTACGTGCTGCGCGCCGAACTGCCCGGGTTGGACCCGGAGAAGGACGTGCAGATCACCGCGCTGCACGGCGTGCTGACCGTCAACGCGGAACGGCACGAGGAGAAGACCGGCACGGGCCGCTCGGAGTTCCGGTACGGCATGCTGCACCGCGCGTTGCGGCTGCCGCCCAACGCCGACGAGGCCGGGATCACCGCGAGCTACGAGAAGGGCATCCTGGAGATCACGGTGCCGCTGGTCGGGCCGGAACCGGCCGGCCGCAAGATCGAGGTCAGCGCGAAGTGA